One genomic region from Arthrobacter pigmenti encodes:
- the ybeY gene encoding rRNA maturation RNase YbeY yields MSIEVNNESGVEVADESLVRVGRHVLERLYVHPESDVSIILVDVDAMEKLHIEWMDEPGPTDVLSFPMDELRPGTAARPTASGILGDIVLCPEVARTQAANAGHGMAEELLLLTVHGMLHLLGFDHAEPEEEKEMFALQRQLLADFLGREAPRETTQ; encoded by the coding sequence GTGAGCATTGAGGTCAACAACGAATCAGGCGTAGAGGTAGCGGACGAATCTCTGGTGCGTGTGGGACGTCACGTGCTGGAGCGCCTCTATGTTCATCCAGAATCGGATGTGTCGATCATCCTGGTGGATGTCGATGCCATGGAAAAGCTGCACATCGAGTGGATGGACGAACCTGGGCCTACTGATGTCCTTTCCTTTCCCATGGACGAACTTCGCCCCGGCACCGCGGCGCGACCCACAGCCTCCGGCATACTCGGCGATATTGTGCTGTGCCCTGAGGTGGCTCGAACGCAGGCCGCTAACGCAGGGCACGGCATGGCGGAAGAACTTCTGCTCCTGACCGTGCACGGTATGTTGCATCTGCTCGGGTTCGATCACGCGGAGCCCGAGGAGGAGAAGGAAATGTTCGCATTGCAGAGGCAACTTCTTGCAGATTTCCTGGGCCGCGAGGCACCTCGGGAGACGACGCAGTGA
- a CDS encoding PhoH family protein, with the protein MTDSAVGMGAAGLDSRVIHFDSADQMVQALGANDEALALIEGAFPGISLHVRGDELSITGPATDVGRTASLIAEVRTLAVNRTPVTPQVLEQLLFMLKTQGAAKPAEVLSMNILSSRGRTIRPKTVNQKSYVEAIDSHTIVFGIGPAGTGKTYLAMAKAVQALQHKEVNRIILTRPAVEAGERLGFLPGTLNDKIDPYLRPLYDALHDMMDPDSIPRLMAAGTIEVAPLAYMRGRTLNDAFIILDEAQNTTPEQMKMFLTRLGFGSRMVVTGDVTQVDLPGGTSSGLRIVSEILRGVEDVAFSRLEATDVVRHRLVGDIVSAYSRWDESQRASPDGRRPAGRGPRREH; encoded by the coding sequence ATGACGGATTCTGCAGTGGGTATGGGTGCAGCGGGCCTGGACAGCCGGGTCATACACTTTGATTCGGCCGACCAGATGGTGCAGGCACTTGGCGCGAATGATGAAGCCCTCGCCCTGATCGAGGGGGCATTTCCGGGCATCAGTCTCCATGTGCGTGGCGATGAATTGTCCATTACCGGACCGGCGACGGACGTGGGACGGACAGCGAGCCTGATCGCCGAGGTGCGGACCCTGGCAGTAAACCGGACCCCCGTGACTCCCCAGGTTCTAGAGCAGCTGCTGTTCATGCTCAAGACCCAGGGTGCTGCGAAGCCGGCCGAGGTCCTGTCGATGAACATTCTGTCCTCAAGAGGGCGGACTATCCGGCCCAAGACGGTGAACCAGAAGAGCTACGTCGAGGCCATCGACTCCCACACCATCGTTTTCGGTATCGGTCCGGCCGGCACCGGCAAAACCTACCTGGCAATGGCGAAGGCCGTTCAGGCCCTGCAGCACAAGGAAGTCAACAGGATCATCCTTACCCGTCCCGCGGTTGAGGCAGGTGAGCGGCTTGGTTTCCTGCCCGGGACCCTGAATGACAAGATCGATCCATACCTGCGTCCGCTCTATGACGCTCTGCACGACATGATGGACCCCGATTCGATCCCACGACTGATGGCTGCCGGGACGATCGAAGTGGCGCCCCTTGCCTATATGCGGGGAAGAACGCTAAATGACGCCTTCATTATCCTCGACGAAGCCCAGAACACCACTCCGGAACAGATGAAGATGTTCCTGACGCGTCTTGGATTCGGTTCGCGGATGGTGGTCACCGGCGACGTCACCCAGGTTGATCTCCCCGGTGGAACCAGTTCGGGTCTTCGAATCGTGAGCGAGATCCTTCGGGGCGTCGAGGACGTTGCCTTCTCCCGGCTGGAAGCGACTGACGTCGTCCGGCACCGTCTGGTGGGCGATATCGTGTCCGCCTATAGCAGGTGGGACGAGTCGCAGCGCGCTTCCCCCGATGGCCGCAGGCCCGCAGGAAGGGGCCCACGCCGTGAGCATTGA
- a CDS encoding GerMN domain-containing protein has protein sequence MKPSRFPPARRRGYAWRCAAFLAVLVSLQACTADEEPASAPQAASEADLLLESATSRLPDVELPSTAPAESAPLVPVYWLGEQDQLLYREFLPGESTGDPIAAAIWAMTSTEPLDDDYYSPWQTATAVNTSISPDNVITVDMTSDAFGSDLEPEVASNAIQQLVYTATAAAANAGLIASGSPSSVRLLVDGKAGYEAFGEIELGTELRRNVEAMAPVWIINPQDSSIRNDPTIIVQGSTTQTGSELGWRIRRVDGGGSPAEEVLSGTVAVDAGAGSTGQYEFSASLDPGTYLVEVYVPSEGEPTESGSADNKLFSIR, from the coding sequence ATGAAGCCTTCTCGTTTCCCCCCGGCGCGGAGGCGGGGATACGCCTGGAGGTGCGCAGCCTTCCTTGCCGTGCTGGTATCCCTTCAGGCCTGCACAGCGGACGAAGAGCCTGCCTCTGCCCCCCAAGCCGCCAGCGAAGCCGACCTCCTCCTTGAGTCCGCCACCAGCCGTCTGCCGGACGTTGAGCTGCCCAGTACCGCACCAGCCGAAAGCGCACCACTTGTCCCGGTGTACTGGCTTGGCGAGCAGGACCAATTACTCTATCGGGAGTTCCTGCCCGGCGAATCGACGGGCGATCCGATTGCCGCGGCGATCTGGGCGATGACCAGCACAGAACCGCTGGATGACGATTACTACAGTCCCTGGCAGACGGCCACGGCGGTGAATACATCGATCTCCCCAGACAACGTCATCACCGTGGACATGACGTCGGATGCCTTCGGGAGCGACCTGGAGCCGGAGGTCGCGTCGAACGCTATCCAGCAGCTGGTATATACCGCCACGGCAGCTGCAGCCAACGCGGGACTTATTGCAAGCGGCAGTCCAAGCAGCGTGCGTTTGCTGGTCGACGGCAAGGCCGGATACGAGGCTTTCGGCGAGATCGAACTCGGCACAGAGCTACGGCGGAATGTCGAGGCGATGGCTCCTGTGTGGATCATCAATCCTCAGGACAGTTCCATCCGCAATGACCCGACAATCATCGTCCAAGGCAGTACCACGCAGACCGGGTCTGAACTCGGGTGGCGTATCCGGCGTGTGGATGGAGGTGGTTCGCCCGCAGAGGAAGTCCTCAGCGGGACCGTCGCCGTGGACGCCGGCGCGGGGTCAACTGGGCAGTACGAGTTCAGCGCCTCACTTGATCCTGGCACGTACCTCGTCGAGGTCTACGTGCCGAGCGAGGGCGAGCCGACTGAATCGGGCAGCGCCGACAACAAGCTGTTCAGCATTCGCTGA
- a CDS encoding 16S rRNA (uracil(1498)-N(3))-methyltransferase: MTNQAFFGEPAEIASAVVGASFTLTGPEAHHAARVKRVAAGESVDILDGEGCRLSGTVTVASAESVTLTVDSIGRDPLPEHRIVLVQALAKGDRAELAVEAATELGVDAVVPWQADRSIVRWRAEKVLKGKAKWEFLVRAASKQSRRTRVPDVLDVQDGRGLASWLGGIEQAVVLHEGAAQSLAGHWSRSAPTAPGTLAVVVGPEGGVSPEEIELFAAHGAVAVSLGSNILRTSTAGPAAISVLNHLAGRW, translated from the coding sequence ATGACCAACCAGGCATTCTTCGGCGAACCGGCTGAAATCGCATCGGCTGTAGTCGGCGCGTCCTTCACGCTGACGGGCCCCGAGGCCCACCACGCAGCCAGAGTTAAGAGGGTCGCAGCCGGTGAGTCGGTGGACATCCTGGACGGCGAAGGCTGCCGATTGAGCGGGACGGTCACTGTTGCGTCCGCCGAATCGGTAACGCTGACCGTGGATTCCATCGGTCGCGATCCGCTTCCCGAACACCGGATAGTGCTCGTTCAGGCGCTCGCGAAGGGGGACCGCGCCGAGCTCGCGGTGGAGGCGGCAACGGAACTCGGTGTTGACGCCGTTGTGCCGTGGCAGGCAGACCGAAGCATCGTTCGGTGGCGTGCCGAGAAGGTTCTGAAGGGCAAAGCGAAGTGGGAGTTCCTGGTCCGTGCTGCTTCGAAGCAGTCCAGGCGTACGAGGGTCCCCGACGTTCTCGATGTACAGGACGGCCGCGGGCTCGCCAGCTGGTTGGGCGGAATTGAGCAAGCGGTTGTCTTGCATGAAGGCGCAGCACAATCGCTTGCGGGCCACTGGTCGCGGAGCGCCCCAACCGCCCCTGGTACCCTCGCCGTCGTCGTCGGTCCGGAAGGCGGGGTGAGTCCTGAAGAAATTGAATTGTTCGCTGCGCACGGAGCCGTTGCGGTCAGCCTCGGCTCTAACATCCTGCGGACCTCGACAGCCGGGCCCGCCGCGATCTCCGTGCTCAACCACCTGGCTGGGCGATGGTAG
- the dnaJ gene encoding molecular chaperone DnaJ, producing the protein MSNHYEVLGVARDASGEEIKKAYRKLARKLHPDVNQGPEAADQFKLVTRAYEVLSDPQKRRVYDTTGNENGTDNGFGSGYSGSGFAFQDIFETFFGGGGPSGPPSRTQRGQDALINVRIDLKDTVFGTNKKIDVDTAAVCPTCDGSCTQPGTSPRTCDICGGSGQVQRAVRSILGQVMTTATCGTCQGFGTVIPHPCSECNGDGRVRSRRSLTIKVPAGVSTGTRIQLAGQGEAGTAGGPQGDLYVEIRVNSDPTFLREGDDLHATLSVPMTAAALGTTVKMASFDGDQEITIKPGTQSGEVIALRELGVTHLRGYGRGDLLVHLSVETPRNIDAGQEELLRRLAELRGEESAEGQLASTGSGVFARLRERLGNF; encoded by the coding sequence GTGAGTAATCACTACGAAGTCCTCGGCGTCGCACGCGATGCCAGCGGAGAAGAGATCAAGAAGGCGTACCGGAAGCTCGCCCGCAAGCTCCATCCGGATGTGAACCAGGGGCCGGAGGCTGCCGATCAGTTCAAGCTGGTCACACGCGCGTACGAGGTTCTTTCAGACCCGCAAAAGCGCCGCGTGTACGACACCACCGGCAATGAAAATGGTACTGATAACGGTTTCGGGAGCGGTTATTCAGGGTCCGGGTTTGCCTTCCAGGACATTTTCGAGACGTTCTTCGGTGGCGGCGGGCCGAGTGGCCCGCCGTCCCGCACGCAGCGCGGGCAGGATGCCTTGATCAATGTGCGTATCGACCTGAAGGACACGGTTTTCGGCACTAACAAGAAGATCGACGTTGACACCGCCGCCGTCTGCCCTACCTGTGACGGATCCTGCACTCAGCCGGGTACTTCCCCGAGAACCTGTGACATTTGCGGCGGTTCGGGGCAGGTTCAGCGTGCGGTACGGTCCATTCTTGGGCAGGTCATGACCACCGCCACGTGCGGGACGTGCCAGGGCTTCGGCACTGTCATTCCCCATCCCTGTTCAGAGTGCAACGGAGACGGCCGCGTACGTAGCCGCCGCAGCCTGACCATTAAAGTGCCCGCCGGTGTATCAACGGGAACACGCATCCAGTTGGCCGGGCAGGGGGAGGCCGGGACCGCCGGGGGACCGCAGGGCGACCTATACGTCGAGATCCGGGTCAACAGTGACCCAACGTTCCTGCGTGAGGGCGACGACCTCCACGCCACGCTGAGCGTGCCGATGACTGCTGCCGCCCTGGGCACGACCGTGAAGATGGCGAGCTTCGACGGAGACCAGGAAATCACCATCAAGCCGGGAACGCAGTCTGGTGAGGTGATCGCTCTGCGCGAGCTTGGAGTCACGCACCTTCGTGGCTACGGACGCGGGGACCTGCTGGTTCATCTCAGCGTCGAGACTCCCCGGAACATCGACGCTGGCCAGGAAGAGCTGCTCAGGCGCCTGGCGGAGTTGCGCGGCGAGGAATCCGCCGAAGGTCAGCTCGCGAGCACCGGGTCAGGCGTCTTTGCCCGCCTGCGCGAACGCCTCGGCAACTTCTAG
- the hrcA gene encoding heat-inducible transcriptional repressor HrcA produces MSEPRRLEVLRAIVEDYVHSREPVGSKALVERHRLGVSSATIRNDMALLEEEGLITAPHTSSGRIPTDKGYRLFVDRIAEVKPLSGPEKKAIQSLLESAEDLDDVLDRTVRLLAQLTNQVAVVQYPHLGGAAVRHIEFVLLAPGRVLVVLISTNGAVQQRVEVVPAETKESDLADLRQRFLEKVAGVRLAAVPQELAVCIAALPQALQGMAQSLGQSLEQLSASNREDRIVLAGTANLARSTLDFPLTIGPVLEALEEQVVMLHLLSEMKQDALGVSVRIGRENPHGGLSEASVIATGYGPDALAKVGVLGPTRMDYPTTMAAVRAVARYLSRILDES; encoded by the coding sequence ATGAGCGAGCCCAGAAGGCTTGAGGTGCTGCGTGCCATCGTCGAGGACTATGTGCATTCCCGGGAGCCCGTGGGATCCAAGGCCCTCGTCGAGCGCCACCGGCTTGGTGTGTCCTCGGCCACTATCAGGAACGACATGGCCCTCCTCGAAGAAGAGGGACTGATCACCGCTCCGCACACAAGTTCGGGGCGGATTCCGACTGACAAGGGGTACCGGCTTTTCGTTGACAGGATCGCCGAGGTGAAGCCGCTCTCCGGTCCCGAAAAGAAGGCGATTCAATCTCTGCTTGAGAGCGCCGAGGATCTCGACGACGTACTTGACCGGACTGTGAGACTGCTGGCACAGCTGACCAACCAGGTTGCGGTTGTGCAGTACCCGCATCTGGGCGGCGCTGCGGTCCGGCATATAGAGTTTGTATTGCTTGCTCCCGGACGCGTACTGGTCGTGTTGATCTCCACCAACGGCGCCGTACAACAGAGGGTGGAGGTGGTTCCTGCGGAGACAAAGGAATCCGACCTGGCGGACCTGCGCCAGCGCTTTCTTGAGAAGGTTGCAGGCGTTCGTCTCGCCGCCGTGCCCCAGGAGCTTGCCGTGTGTATCGCTGCGCTCCCGCAGGCGCTGCAGGGCATGGCACAATCGCTCGGGCAAAGTCTGGAACAACTTTCGGCTTCCAATAGGGAAGACAGGATCGTTCTGGCGGGCACGGCTAACCTTGCGCGTTCCACACTCGACTTCCCCTTGACCATCGGGCCGGTCCTTGAAGCGTTGGAGGAGCAGGTCGTTATGCTGCACCTTTTGTCCGAAATGAAGCAGGACGCGCTCGGCGTGTCCGTACGTATTGGACGCGAGAATCCGCACGGGGGCCTGTCCGAAGCTTCGGTAATTGCAACGGGTTACGGACCGGATGCATTGGCGAAGGTGGGGGTACTCGGTCCCACGAGAATGGATTACCCAACAACCATGGCCGCTGTACGAGCGGTTGCTCGTTATCTTTCCCGCATCCTCGATGAATCGTGA
- a CDS encoding DUF3097 domain-containing protein, with protein sequence MSHHPWGSQDLSAPRSSPLEKVEAQPGVVLEDVQSGFVGAILSTEKSGGLHVMVLEDRRGKRRTFPIGFGFHVDGAPVEVIAPLGVPDNYPQRTASGSVRVSNQRARVARAGRIWVEGKHDAELVEKVWGDDLRVEGIVVEPLHGVDDLAAVVRAFQPGQSRRLGILVDHLLPGTKEARIADEAMRIPGAPGNVLIVGHPYVDVWQAVKPRALGMDTWPEIPRGEDWKTGILGRLGWANRSQADIANGWKRILGGVSTYADLEPSLLGRVEEVIDFLTAPGAGG encoded by the coding sequence ATGTCACATCATCCGTGGGGATCCCAGGATCTTTCAGCACCACGATCATCCCCCCTTGAGAAGGTGGAGGCGCAACCAGGCGTCGTCCTGGAGGACGTTCAGAGTGGGTTCGTTGGAGCGATCCTCAGCACGGAGAAGTCCGGCGGGCTCCATGTCATGGTGCTCGAAGACCGCCGCGGCAAACGACGCACCTTTCCGATTGGTTTTGGATTTCATGTCGACGGTGCCCCAGTCGAGGTCATCGCACCTCTCGGTGTCCCGGACAACTACCCGCAACGCACTGCCTCAGGGTCTGTCCGGGTATCGAATCAACGGGCGCGGGTCGCGCGCGCCGGCAGGATCTGGGTCGAGGGTAAACACGACGCGGAACTGGTGGAAAAGGTCTGGGGAGATGACTTGCGGGTGGAGGGCATTGTCGTCGAGCCTCTACACGGCGTCGATGACCTCGCCGCCGTCGTGCGGGCATTCCAGCCAGGCCAGTCGCGACGCCTTGGGATTCTTGTAGACCACCTCCTGCCCGGCACGAAGGAGGCCCGCATCGCCGACGAAGCGATGCGGATTCCCGGAGCGCCGGGAAATGTGCTGATCGTCGGGCATCCTTACGTGGACGTCTGGCAAGCCGTCAAACCAAGGGCGCTAGGCATGGATACCTGGCCCGAGATCCCTCGCGGCGAAGACTGGAAAACCGGGATACTGGGCCGCCTGGGTTGGGCGAACCGTTCACAAGCGGACATCGCCAATGGCTGGAAGCGCATTCTCGGAGGTGTCAGTACCTACGCGGATCTCGAACCGTCGCTCCTTGGACGGGTTGAGGAGGTCATCGACTTCCTCACCGCACCAGGCGCCGGGGGCTAG
- a CDS encoding DUF4870 domain-containing protein, producing MSNNADQHREPRSRPVSRGSDGAFQGSSSDALPLTPSEDRQWATLAHFLGILGFVPSLIIFLIFRDRGQFTAQESKEAFNFTFPPSILAAISLLLSLLPVVGGIFAVLNAVIWVTLAAFSVAAGIHVNRGRPYRYPFNLRIFH from the coding sequence TTGTCCAACAACGCAGACCAGCACCGTGAACCACGGTCACGTCCTGTCTCTCGGGGCAGCGACGGGGCGTTTCAGGGCTCAAGCTCAGATGCCCTGCCGCTGACACCTTCCGAAGACCGGCAGTGGGCAACCCTTGCACACTTCCTCGGCATTCTTGGTTTTGTGCCCTCCCTGATCATCTTCCTGATCTTCCGTGATCGCGGTCAATTTACGGCGCAGGAATCGAAGGAAGCGTTCAACTTCACCTTCCCACCCAGCATCCTCGCTGCGATTTCGTTGCTGCTTTCGCTGCTTCCCGTTGTCGGCGGCATCTTCGCGGTACTGAATGCCGTGATTTGGGTCACGCTTGCTGCCTTCTCGGTCGCCGCGGGAATCCACGTCAACCGGGGGCGCCCCTACCGGTATCCCTTCAACCTGCGCATCTTTCACTGA
- the hemW gene encoding radical SAM family heme chaperone HemW: MPSVLPLSDPAPSDGQLPASAAAGSPDRRFGLYVHIPFCAVRCGYCDFNTYTAAELGGGASQANYAQTVCRELDFGASVLESSGVAARPLDTVFFGGGTPTLLPAADLTGVLRAARDIWGLEPTAEVTTEANPDSVTPESLAALADAGFTRISFGMQSAVPHVLAVLDRTHAPERVPLAVRWAREAGLKVSLDLIYGTPGEGLEDWASSVDAALSLEPDHVSAYALIIEEGTRLAVRIRRGEVPGIDDDDHAEKYELADSMLSAAGMSWYEVSNWARTEQDHCRHNLAYWKGHDWWGAGPGAHSHIGGVRWWNVKHPSAYAQRMEAGSSPAAGRETLDADARYVEDVLLRVRLAEGFPTARLRPEGRQGVAGLIADELIEPAAAFRGVLVLSDRGRLLADAVVRRLLPD; encoded by the coding sequence GTGCCTAGTGTCCTGCCTCTCAGCGATCCCGCCCCGTCGGATGGGCAGTTGCCGGCATCGGCGGCGGCCGGATCCCCGGACCGCCGGTTCGGGCTATATGTGCATATCCCTTTCTGCGCGGTACGGTGCGGCTACTGTGACTTCAACACCTACACAGCCGCCGAACTCGGCGGTGGTGCCTCGCAGGCGAATTACGCCCAGACGGTTTGCCGCGAACTGGATTTCGGGGCGAGTGTGCTGGAATCGTCGGGCGTCGCCGCGCGGCCGCTGGACACGGTGTTTTTCGGAGGCGGTACGCCAACCCTCTTGCCTGCGGCGGATCTTACCGGAGTGCTTCGCGCAGCGAGGGACATCTGGGGGCTGGAGCCGACGGCCGAGGTAACTACTGAGGCGAATCCCGATTCGGTCACTCCGGAGTCACTGGCGGCCCTCGCGGACGCCGGTTTCACCCGGATCTCATTTGGAATGCAGTCGGCGGTTCCGCACGTTCTTGCGGTGCTGGACCGCACCCACGCGCCGGAGCGGGTGCCACTGGCAGTGCGTTGGGCTCGCGAGGCAGGGCTCAAAGTCAGCCTCGACCTGATCTACGGCACACCCGGAGAGGGGCTCGAGGACTGGGCCTCGTCCGTCGATGCGGCGCTTTCGCTGGAACCCGATCATGTGTCCGCCTACGCGCTCATCATCGAAGAAGGAACCCGGTTGGCCGTCCGCATCCGGCGCGGCGAGGTGCCTGGTATCGACGACGATGACCACGCCGAAAAGTACGAACTGGCCGACTCCATGCTCAGCGCGGCCGGAATGTCATGGTATGAAGTGAGTAACTGGGCGCGGACCGAACAGGATCATTGCCGCCACAATCTCGCCTATTGGAAGGGCCACGATTGGTGGGGCGCCGGTCCGGGCGCACATTCACACATCGGGGGTGTCCGCTGGTGGAATGTCAAGCACCCGTCAGCTTACGCACAGCGGATGGAGGCGGGTTCTTCCCCGGCCGCGGGACGGGAAACGCTCGACGCGGATGCGCGTTACGTTGAGGATGTCCTGCTTCGCGTCAGACTCGCGGAAGGCTTCCCGACTGCGAGACTGAGGCCCGAGGGGCGTCAGGGGGTTGCAGGGCTGATTGCCGATGAGCTTATTGAGCCCGCTGCGGCGTTCCGCGGTGTTCTCGTCCTGAGCGACCGTGGACGCCTGCTGGCCGACGCCGTCGTCCGTCGTTTACTACCGGACTGA
- the lepA gene encoding translation elongation factor 4, protein MSPMARTAPVPAATDPAIIRNFCIIAHIDHGKSTLADRMLQLTGVVEQRDMKAQYLDRMDIERERGITIKSQAVRLPWELDGVSYALNMIDTPGHVDFTYEVSRSLAACEGAILLVDAAQGIEAQTLANLYLAMENDLTIIPVLNKIDLPAAQPEKYAAELANLIGGNPEDVLLVSGKTGVGVEALLDKIVKDLPAPVGNADAPARAMIFDSVYDTYRGVVTYVRVVDGHLSPRERIQMMSTRASHELLEIGVSSPEPTPSKGLGVGEVGYLITGVKDVRQSKVGDTVTNLAKPASASLSGYADAKPMVFSGLYPLEGADYPVLRDALEKLMLNDAALVYEPETSAALGFGFRVGFLGLLHLEITRERLEREYNLSLISTAPNVEYEVTLEDKSVVHVTNPSEYPIGKIGEVREPMVSATILAPNEFVGTIMELCQSRRGVMGGMDYLSEDRVEIRYRLPLAEIVFDFFDMLKSRTRGYASLDWKADGDQIADLVKVDIMLQGEQVDAFSAITHRDEAYAYGVMMTGKLRELIPRQQFEVPIQAAIGARIIARENIRAIRKDVLAKCYGGDITRKRKLLEKQKEGKKRMKMVGRVEVPQEAFIAALSSDESKDKAKK, encoded by the coding sequence GTGTCTCCCATGGCCCGCACCGCCCCGGTGCCCGCTGCCACGGATCCGGCGATCATCAGGAACTTCTGCATCATCGCTCATATCGACCACGGCAAGTCCACCCTTGCGGACCGAATGCTCCAGCTCACAGGTGTCGTTGAGCAGCGAGACATGAAGGCGCAGTACCTGGACCGGATGGACATCGAGCGTGAGCGGGGCATCACCATCAAGTCCCAGGCAGTCAGGCTGCCCTGGGAACTCGATGGCGTGAGCTACGCGCTCAACATGATCGACACTCCAGGGCACGTTGACTTTACCTATGAGGTGTCCAGGTCCCTGGCAGCCTGTGAAGGTGCAATTCTTCTTGTCGACGCGGCTCAGGGAATCGAAGCCCAGACGCTCGCGAACCTGTACCTCGCGATGGAAAACGACCTGACGATCATCCCGGTCCTGAACAAGATCGACCTCCCTGCGGCACAGCCTGAAAAGTATGCCGCCGAACTTGCAAACCTGATCGGCGGCAATCCTGAGGACGTGCTGCTCGTTTCGGGAAAGACCGGAGTGGGCGTCGAGGCTCTTCTCGACAAGATCGTGAAGGATCTGCCGGCTCCGGTGGGAAACGCGGACGCTCCAGCGCGTGCGATGATCTTCGACTCCGTCTATGACACCTATCGCGGCGTTGTGACCTACGTCCGCGTGGTCGACGGGCACTTGAGCCCGCGCGAACGCATCCAGATGATGTCCACGCGCGCCAGCCATGAACTTCTCGAGATCGGTGTCAGCTCGCCCGAGCCCACGCCGTCCAAAGGGCTGGGTGTGGGAGAAGTGGGCTACCTCATAACCGGCGTCAAGGATGTGCGTCAGTCCAAGGTCGGCGATACCGTCACCAATCTCGCAAAGCCCGCATCGGCGTCGTTGAGCGGCTATGCGGATGCAAAGCCAATGGTCTTCTCCGGCCTGTACCCCCTCGAAGGCGCCGACTATCCGGTGCTTCGTGATGCGCTGGAGAAGCTCATGCTCAACGATGCGGCGCTGGTGTATGAGCCTGAGACATCCGCCGCGCTCGGATTCGGATTCCGCGTAGGGTTCCTCGGCCTGCTGCACCTCGAAATCACCCGTGAACGCCTCGAACGCGAGTACAACCTGAGCCTGATTTCCACTGCTCCGAACGTCGAGTACGAAGTGACGCTTGAGGACAAAAGCGTGGTCCACGTTACCAACCCCAGCGAGTACCCCATAGGCAAGATCGGCGAGGTCCGCGAGCCGATGGTCTCGGCGACTATCCTGGCCCCCAACGAGTTTGTCGGCACCATCATGGAACTGTGCCAGAGCCGCCGCGGCGTCATGGGCGGAATGGACTATCTTTCCGAGGATCGTGTGGAGATCCGCTACCGGCTCCCGTTGGCTGAGATTGTCTTCGACTTCTTCGACATGCTCAAATCCAGAACCCGAGGGTACGCTTCGCTGGACTGGAAGGCCGACGGCGACCAGATCGCCGATCTGGTCAAGGTGGACATCATGCTCCAGGGGGAGCAGGTGGACGCCTTCTCCGCAATCACACACCGCGATGAGGCCTATGCGTACGGGGTCATGATGACCGGGAAGCTGCGCGAGCTCATTCCGCGGCAGCAGTTCGAGGTACCCATCCAGGCCGCGATCGGCGCGCGCATTATCGCGAGGGAAAACATCCGGGCCATCCGCAAGGACGTGCTTGCCAAGTGCTACGGCGGTGACATCACCCGAAAGCGCAAGCTGCTGGAAAAGCAGAAGGAAGGCAAGAAGCGCATGAAGATGGTTGGCCGGGTGGAGGTTCCCCAGGAAGCGTTCATCGCCGCACTGTCTTCGGACGAGTCGAAGGACAAAGCCAAGAAGTGA
- a CDS encoding type II toxin-antitoxin system PemK/MazF family toxin, with protein MASRLSAVIRKAGAALKEFTQLQASRKRTRDGHRPDALNPRPKAGGARLGYAPSPGHTADPGEIVWTWVPYEDDPSQGKDRPVLIIGTEGSVLLGLMLTSRDRNNESGRDEGYIDIGTGAWDRKGRESEVYLDRVLRVDPPAVRRIGAVLHRSRFEKVIDGLERRAGR; from the coding sequence ATGGCTTCACGACTAAGCGCCGTCATCCGGAAGGCCGGAGCGGCCCTGAAGGAATTCACTCAGCTACAGGCGTCCCGCAAACGTACAAGGGACGGTCATCGTCCCGATGCCCTCAATCCGCGTCCCAAAGCCGGAGGCGCGCGACTGGGCTATGCGCCCTCCCCCGGTCACACCGCCGACCCGGGCGAGATCGTGTGGACATGGGTTCCCTACGAGGATGACCCTTCACAGGGCAAGGACCGACCCGTCCTGATTATCGGAACCGAGGGAAGTGTGCTGCTGGGTCTGATGCTGACGTCGCGGGATCGCAACAACGAGTCCGGCCGCGACGAAGGCTACATCGACATTGGTACCGGGGCATGGGATAGAAAGGGCAGGGAGAGTGAGGTTTACCTGGATCGCGTGCTTCGAGTCGATCCCCCGGCCGTGCGCCGCATTGGTGCGGTGCTTCATCGTTCCCGGTTCGAGAAGGTGATCGACGGACTGGAAAGGCGGGCAGGGCGATAG
- the rpsT gene encoding 30S ribosomal protein S20, whose product MANIKSQKKRILTNEKARQRNNSVKSELKTAIRAVNTAVESTDKDAAAAALAVASRKLDKAVSKGVLHKNNAANRKSGIAKRVNALS is encoded by the coding sequence GTGGCAAATATCAAGTCCCAAAAAAAGCGCATTCTCACCAATGAGAAGGCTCGTCAGCGCAATAACTCGGTCAAGTCCGAGTTGAAGACTGCGATCCGCGCCGTCAACACCGCCGTGGAGTCCACCGATAAGGACGCCGCTGCGGCCGCGCTCGCCGTTGCCAGCCGCAAGCTGGACAAGGCCGTGAGCAAGGGCGTTCTGCATAAGAACAACGCTGCCAACCGCAAGTCGGGTATCGCGAAGCGCGTAAACGCGCTCAGCTAA